ACCGGACTCTTGTTAATTGGATTTCCCTGGGGGAAAGTGACCTAGATCTTGTCACTGTCATGTGGCTGCGACAGCTAGGATCAAGTGGATGGGGCTATAAAACCCCAAGCAGAGGATCTGGGAGCCCTTATAAGCCAATAGACCAAAAGGGCAATTAATCAGTGAAGGTTAATTTGTTTGTATTCGAGTAGGATGCACAGCCTCTGTAGTGCCAGGCGCTGCTCAGACACCGCCAGAGACCGCTCTGGCCCTGAAGAGCGCAGTCTAAACGAACACAGGAAGGGGTCAGAGCCTTGATTTCTAAGCACACCCACGACTTGCTGGAGGGTACACCCCAGTCCGTGGCATAGCCATGAACAGAGCCCAGGAATCCGGACACCCAGCCCTCCGCGTGAGTCTCAAGACCAGCCTTTGCCTTCTAGGACCGTAGAGCCCATCTCCCACGATGCACCATTGCTCGGTCAGAGTTATGGAGCTCCACCCTGCAGCGGTGAAGTCCCCACTCAAGCCAAGGGCCCTGGAGCCAGCACTGGCCACTGGGGGAGCCCTGGGAGGGCGGGTCCCCTGAGCGACACTCACCATGATCCACCAGCCAAGCCATGCACAGGGAATTCAGCTTCTCGTCAAAGAACTCCACCCCCTGGAAAGGAAGAGACTGTTAGTCCTGGAACTCTGTGCCAGAGCCGGGACCTTGTGGGAGAGACGGGGCCCCTGGAAAACAGGCACTGTTCTTATTTCACAGATGAGATGCTCCTggtggagagaacccaggagtcctgtctcccaggccccctgctctaacccactagaccccactcccctcccagagctggggagagaacccaggagtcctaactcccaGCAACCCCAGGTCCGATGAATTGAGCTCCCTGcaccacagtgccccctagcacCACCCAGGGCATCGGGGctagccctgactgccaggggagagcccccaccccgccccctagTGCTATGCTGGGGCACCGGGGCCAGTCCTGACCAAGTGGGAAGCCTGAACCCTCTCATTCAAATCCTGACCAGGTGTTTCCCTGCTTAGCAAGAGAGACACCACCAGCAGGGCCTGATCCTTCCAGGCCTTTGATCCCGAAGCCCCCACGCTCCCCATGGCCTCCTTAccagctgcccagccagcaggggcATGTACTCGATGATGGCCAGCCTGACGCGCCACTTGGCATCCTCGGCCAGCTCCACGATGGCCGGCAGCAGCGACTGCGACAGCTGCCGGATGCCGATCACCTCATTGACGCAGTCCAGGTTCGAGATGATGTTGAGCCGAACCTCAGGGCACTAGGGAGAGGGGTAGAGCTCAGAGCAAAGGCTTTCCACAcaagatggaacccaggagtcctggctcccagctcccccatacTGTAACCACTGgggcccactcccctccccagagccagaacccaggagtcctgtgctcccatccccccacaactaggccccactcccctcccagagccaggaattgaacccaggagtcctggctcccagctccccatgcTCTAATCACTAAACCCCACTGAGATTTCTTCCCAAAGAGAAAAATCGATACCAACAAGACAGGAGCACAACACAGTGGCCccgaaatgcagccacctctggggtggggcgctcACCTCGTCCTTGAGCTGGGCCAGGAAGAGCGGCAGCAGGTGCTCAATGGTGTTGTCCTTGCCCAGGATGGGTGACAGCCCCATGATGACGGAGGCCAGAGCCGACTTGACGTGCTGATTGGCGTCCGACACCAGCTCCTGctcggggaggaagggggggggggttaatataGACGGGCCAACGCCAGCCTGATGGCACTGAACTGCTaggactgcccccccaaaccccctgtACTTCCCTTAAGCCCCCCatgcctcctccacccccaaaacctcccaccccatccactACCCTTCACACTCCTGCCCTTGGTGGCaccccgacccctccccccaccatccccttacgcccctgccccccaggccttCTACATCCCTCTCCCCATgctcccctgcccttccaccGCATCCTGTGCCCCCCATTCTCacatcttcctcccccccacaccatgCTTACCCCTATCCCATTGTGCCCCTATGCTCCCCTGCCACCCATCCACTTTCCCCCCCATGGGGGGGATGCCAGCAGCAAGGGGATCAGGccgagccccccccacccccgtaccTTGATGCAGGGCAGTATCTGGGTCATGATGACGTTCTCACGGCAGTCGGCCGAGAGGTTCTCGCAGAACTCTGGGGAGGGCAGATGGTGAACAGGGCGAGGGGTTAACGAGGGGGAAGCAGCTCCCATGGGGGGGCTGGCAGCTGCTTCAGGAGCTCAGCGCAGGGCACAGGGGACGGTAGTGCAGACATGCAGCAAgcgacctccccctccccacccttttcTCTCTTCCCAAATCTATTTATTCCCTCCCAAATCTCCCCCCAGCAGGGGAAAGGGCCAGGATCATACCCACcatccattcccctccccataagactcccccccccccccaaggggacAGGATCAGCCGAGATCATTACCCCACACTCGGCAGGGCAGGACCACCCCCTCTTGTCTATCCAGTCCATGAGACCGGCATGACCATCCCAGCTCCAGCCAATtacccagggctccggccacggGGTTCCCAGCCAGTCCCTGGGGGAGACTATATCCCACACACTCAGCCTCACCCACaacccccatccatccatcctaccCAAAAGTTCCTCCCCACAATGACCCCCTCTGGCCGTAGAGATTGTTCTGGTCCTTCCAGAGGGCGATCCCAACCTCCCACATGGACAGAGGGGGGCACCAAGGCTGACCTTTGACCTTGTGGGAGGCAGCAGCCCGCACCTCGGCCTCACAGTCCTTCATGAGGTTCTGGAAAGCTGGCACCAGGTCGGTCTTGGTGATTTCAGGCCCGACGGCTTtctggagctgtggggggaagggcagtgggTCAGCAGGGGATCTACATGTCAGAGCGTTCCAGGGATCCAGGCCCCAGACAGATGGGGAGTCACCAGATCAACAACAGCCCGTCAATTTCAGCACAGGGGAAATTGACAAGCATCGACACTGTGCACAGATCTCAATCCCCACCGgcagtcccagccctgggctcccccctcccccaaagctctaccagtgcccctcactcccgacccacagacCCCTGCTAGCCCACGCAACATTAGGTCACCACAGATCACTGGAGCGAGGAGGGAAGCAGCGCTCACCTCTGTGAACTTATCAGCCACCATGTACCGGACCCGCCATGATTTGTCCTCGGCCGCTTGCCGTAGCGTGGGCATCACCAAGGTCTCCAGGtcctcctggggcaggagctgagcGATATTGACGCAAGCCTCCACGGCTAGCAAGCGCACTGAGTCCTGCGGGCGAGAGGCAGGGATGGGTTAACgccagaccccactctcctcccagagccaggacgacgacccaggagtcctgggccccagtccccctgctctaaccactaggccccactcccctccctgagccagggagagaacccaggagtcctggctcccagccccctcccctgcgcgGCTCTCACCTGCTCGTCGGAGGCCAGGTTGGAGAACATGGGGATAATCTCGCCCTTCACATGCTCCAGCTCCAGGACCTTTGCGAACTCGCCCAGCTTGGAGGCTGCCGCCCGCCTCACCATGGGGGTGTCGTCAGAGCACAGGTTCCGGAAGTACCTGCCGGGGACGGGGGAGTGAGACGCCTGTAACAGCTCCTCCCTGGCACGGCGGGTCAGCCCcaggggcccatctagcccagtatttcaCCCCCTCCCGATCAGCCCCAGGGGCTCATCTACCTTGATATCCCGCCCCGGATCAAACCAGTCAAAGGAGGGTGAATCTCAACTGACTCCAATCGGAGTggagggattgtgtgtgtgttggagactGATCCCATTTATGAAGGAAACTATGAGAGATAACAGGGACTTGTCCCATTGAcccggggtcccttccagccccgtgATCCACCCACAGGGGGGTCCCACTGACCCAGGggctctctcccagccccgcatTCAGCCCTGCGAGGGTCTCCCCCAGCCGCACGATCGGCCCCATAGGGGCTTCACTCACTGCCGGAGCTCTGCCTTGACCGAGCTGGACACGCGAGGGTAGCAGACGCTGAAGAGGCCACAGGCCGAGGTGCGGGAGGTGAACCAGTCGCCCCCCGCCAGGCGCTTCACCAGGGGCACGAAGTGTCCCTCCAGGTCCGAGGGCGAGTGCTCGTGGGAGATGGCACGCAGCGACTCCACCGCCTTGTCTCGGACCACCGTCTCCTCCACCGTCGCCAGGCTCTCCAGGGgaggctgcggggggcagtgagATCAGGGATGGACTGATTCCACCCCGGCTTGGAGTggggcgagaacccaggagtcctggctcccagctccccccctctcTAACCCAcaacaccccactcccctcccagagctggggagagaacccaggtgtcctgaccccCCCAGTGCCCGTATGACGAGGCTCCATGCCCTAGGTGGCAGGGGTCTGACCTACCAGTAAGCAGTGCACATATTCGGGTCCCCCAACGAGAGCAGTGAAGGTCCCCAGCTGTtcagccagagccagcagcacctCGTCCTCATCGTAAATCGTGTCTGCAAGAGAAGCGGCAGGTGAGCAGGGAGAGGACGAGGCGGCGGACGCCTTCGAAAGCCAGACGCGTGGGTTCAGAGGGGCATCGAGAGCCGCTAGTTGACTGCACACAGGGCGCGGTCTCCCTGACTCACCTGGACACAGGGTTTCAGCAGAAGCGTTCCAGagcccgctcctgccctgaagcggGGTGGAAAGCCTACAGCCCTCGCTCCAGCCCTGcaaagcccctgcccccacacacaccaacagCCCTGCCCTCCGCCACCAGTGCTGGCTGTTGCTATCCACCATTTAAAAAACACAGCCATCGGAGGTAGTTTACCCAAGGTCAAAGTGggggaagaacccaggagtcctgactcccagagccccctgctctaacccactagcccgaCTGCCCTCCCAGATCCggggagagaagccaggagtcctggaggCCAGTTTGGAGCCCTCTGGTTACCTGTGAGGAAAGGCAGGAGCTCGCTGCGGGTCCTCTCCACGCCGAGGGCCAAGGCGATGGTGGAGAGTTTCTTGATGCTGTTGAGACGTAGCTGTGTGGAGAGGAGCGTGGGTGAGAACCAGGCGACCGGTGCGGACAGGGGAGGGGGACGCTGGGCGAAAACCTAGGTCAGACCCTGGTGCTCCGAATCCCCATCGAAATCGAGGCTTCCCACTTGGCGATTTAAAGCAAGGCAATCTGCAATGCAGGCTTTCCACTGGGTGATTTCAATTGCCTCGCTTTAAATCGTGGTTAAATCGCCAGGTGGGAAGCCTCGATTTCAATCATCAcgtttaatcaacttttccatttggaCTGCAGTGATGTTCTAAAGAAAGGCGCATTTGCCCTGGTTGATGGGACCATTAAAAAACGTCAATTACAGCTAAATGGAGCTGTCAGCGTAGACTCGGTGTATCTTTTTACTGCTTAGGAGGGGACATTAACTATATACGTTGATTTAAGCAATTCTAGAGCACAGTATTTTCAGATGCTTATTAATGACACTTGTAATATGTTAGAAAAAGTGACTGATCTGCGGCTCGTTCACTAGCTAATTCACTTCTTTCTCGTGATTTATGTGGAGCTGCATTAGGACGGCGAGTGGAatttaattacacacacaaaacagcatgTACAATTTATTTGTACTAAATAATCTCACACAGAAGAGCAAGTCCTCGGCTCCCCACAGGAGCAAGTCCTTAATACAGTaggtgacccactgaggcatatTTACAGAGCTTAACTGCAGAAGTTAGATGTTTCCCCCGATTCTTTCGTTATATAGAAAAGCAGCTGTTCAGTCAAAGTTTGCGACAGACGCACAGATTCagcatttgttttttatttaaaagttttaagAGACTCCTTAGTTCAGGCCTGAACATATTAAACGTATAAAACTCATTTCATTTAAGCaagtttatttgaaaaaaaattattctaatttaaacaaaataaaaacacatcaCTCCTTATCAACCCTGTAGCCACATGAGCATCGCTGCTGGGACAAGAATTGATTTCAACTCTTGATCTCTGACTGCAGCTACCTCAGACCTCCCTCCCGAGGGCAACTTTTTTGATAttggcccctgccctgctgggaacAGCACTGATGACATGCAAGAGA
Above is a window of Chrysemys picta bellii isolate R12L10 chromosome 20, ASM1138683v2, whole genome shotgun sequence DNA encoding:
- the PPP2R1A gene encoding serine/threonine-protein phosphatase 2A 65 kDa regulatory subunit A alpha isoform — its product is MSAEPPLQSGGGHPAFSLVPELGAKMAAADGDDSLYPIAVLIDELRNEDVQLRLNSIKKLSTIALALGVERTRSELLPFLTDTIYDEDEVLLALAEQLGTFTALVGGPEYVHCLLPPLESLATVEETVVRDKAVESLRAISHEHSPSDLEGHFVPLVKRLAGGDWFTSRTSACGLFSVCYPRVSSSVKAELRQYFRNLCSDDTPMVRRAAASKLGEFAKVLELEHVKGEIIPMFSNLASDEQDSVRLLAVEACVNIAQLLPQEDLETLVMPTLRQAAEDKSWRVRYMVADKFTELQKAVGPEITKTDLVPAFQNLMKDCEAEVRAAASHKVKEFCENLSADCRENVIMTQILPCIKELVSDANQHVKSALASVIMGLSPILGKDNTIEHLLPLFLAQLKDECPEVRLNIISNLDCVNEVIGIRQLSQSLLPAIVELAEDAKWRVRLAIIEYMPLLAGQLGVEFFDEKLNSLCMAWLVDHVYAIREAATSNLKKLVEKFGKDWAHATIIPKVLAMSNDPNYLHRMTTLFCINVLSEVCGQEITTKHMLPTVLRMAGDAVANVRFNVAKSLQKIGPILDNSTLQNEVKPVLEKLTQDQDVDVKYFAQEALTVLALA